The Gordonia sp. KTR9 genome contains a region encoding:
- a CDS encoding Asp23/Gls24 family envelope stress response protein, with the protein MAEHTGGPVTGGAPSGDDSPPGTLTVADRVLEKIAARAALDIPGVVRHRGGVGSVLGAIGERSALPDATVHAGGTRITLSLALEWPCAVAEVSRRTRDHVAAEVERLAGVAPTRVDVTVSTFEPRQAIRRRQRGYVDLPPVGDDPHTDDLHTEAPRTDRVPSGTPDPLGPQHDTATLTSTISTNLGVRR; encoded by the coding sequence GTGGCTGAGCACACCGGCGGGCCGGTGACGGGTGGCGCCCCCTCCGGGGACGACTCGCCGCCCGGGACACTCACCGTCGCCGACCGCGTCCTCGAGAAGATCGCGGCCCGGGCGGCCCTCGACATCCCGGGCGTCGTCCGCCATCGCGGCGGCGTCGGCTCGGTCCTGGGGGCGATCGGTGAGAGGTCCGCCCTACCCGACGCGACCGTCCATGCGGGCGGCACCAGAATCACGCTGTCCCTCGCCCTCGAGTGGCCGTGTGCAGTCGCCGAGGTGTCCCGTCGCACGCGCGATCACGTCGCCGCGGAGGTCGAACGCCTCGCCGGGGTCGCACCGACACGCGTCGACGTGACCGTGTCCACATTCGAGCCACGACAGGCGATCCGGCGACGCCAACGGGGTTACGTCGACCTGCCACCGGTCGGCGACGACCCACACACCGACGACCTACACACCGAGGCCCCGCGCACGGACCGCGTGCCGTCGGGCACGCCGGACCCGCTGGGCCCGCAGCACGACACCGCGACGCTCACCTCGACCATCAGCACCAACCTGGGGGTACGACGATGA